In Tenrec ecaudatus isolate mTenEca1 chromosome 4, mTenEca1.hap1, whole genome shotgun sequence, a single window of DNA contains:
- the RPS3 gene encoding small ribosomal subunit protein uS3 codes for MAVQISKKRKFVADGIFKAELNEFLTRELAEDGYSGVEVRVTPTRTEIIILATRTQNVLGEKGRRIRELTAVVQKRFGFPEGSVELYAEKVATRGLCAIAQAESLRYKLLGGLAVRRACYGVLRFIMESGAKGCEVVVSGKLRGQRAKSMKFVDGLMIHSGDPVNYYVDTAVRHVLLRQGVLGIKVKIMLPWDPSGKIGPKKPLPDHVSIVEPKDEILPTTPISEQKGGKPEPPAMPQPVPTA; via the exons ATGGCGGTGCAGATTTCCAAGAAGAGGAAG TTTGTCGCTGATGGCATCTTCAAAGCCGAACTGAATGAATTTCTCACGCGGGAGCTAGCTGAAGATGGTTACTCTGGCGTTGAAGTTCGAGTTACACCAACCAGGACAGAAATCATTATCCTAGCCACCAG GACGCAGAATGTTCTTGGTGAGAAGGGTCGGAGGATCCGAGAGTTGACTGCCGTCGTTCAAAAGAGATTTGGCTTCCCGGAGGGCAGTGTGGAG CTTTATGCTGAAAAGGTGGCCACGAGAGGCCTGTGCGCCATTGCCCAGGCAGAGTCCCTGCGCTACAAACTGCTCGGCGGCCTTGCTGTGCGGAG GGCCTGCTATGGCGTGCTGCGGTTCATCATGGAGAGCGGGGCCAAGGGCTGCGAGGTCGTGGTGTCCGGGAAACTCCGAGGACAGAGAGCCAAGTCGATGAAGTTCGTGGACGGCCTCATGATCCACAGCGGGGACCCCGttaactactacgtggacacggCTGTGCGCCACGTGCTGCTCAGGCAGG GTGTGCTGGGCATCAAAGTGAAGATCATGCTGCCCTGGGACCCAAGTGGTAAGATTGGCCCTAAGAAGCCCCTGCCTGACCATGTGAGCATCGTGGAACCTAAGGATGAGATCCTGCCCACCACGCCCATCTCCGAGCAGAAGGGCGGGAAGCCAGAGCCGCCAGCCATGCCTCAGCCAGTCCCCACTGCCTAA